GAAGCTAGACTGTTGAGTCGGCTCGATAATCCACAAGTCGTTAAACTGCGCGGCTTTTTTATCGAAGACCACAGAGCCTATCTGGTACTGGAGCATATCGATGGCAAAAACTTGCGCCAGATAGTCGCCGAAAAGGGTCACTTTAGCGAAGAAGAGACAAAGGTATTGCTTGCAAAAATGTGCAAAATCCTCTCTTATCTCCATAGCCTGGAACCACCACTGGTGCACCGCGACTTTACTCCAGATAATCTAATACTGGACAAAGATGGCAATCTCAAACTAATCGACTTTAACGTGGCTCAGGAGATGCAGGACGGCACCACCGGCACAGTCGTGGGCAAACAAGCCTACCTGCCACCGGAGCAGTTTAGAGGGCAAGCAGAGCCCGCCTCTGATGTGTACGCCATGGGAGCGACGCTTTACTACCTTTTAACAGGTAAGGATCCCACTCCAATATCTACCTTACGGGTCGCTAAAGAGCTACCAGATTTAGATCCTCAACTGGATCAATTGATGACACAATTGACCAGTATGGACCCAGCCTTGAGACCCACAGCAGATGAAGTACTCAAAGGGCAAGAGCAAGCCAAGGCAGAAGACTAGTCAAAAGGACTGCTTTGTCCAGTGCCGGCAAGACTTTGACAGGAGAAAACGTGGCTGACTTTGAAGTCAAAGATGAACAAGCCACTCGCTTTGTCGTGCATGACGAGGTGGATGGTGCCGCGCCATTGGTTGATGAAGGCAAAATAACTCAGAACGAAGAGATAGGCACAGAGACAAACACTGAGACAAGGAATCAAGCAAGCAATGACTCAAGTGTAGATAGTAAGTCAAACAAAGCAAAGCCGGACTCAAAGTCAAATTCAAATGATCGAAGCTACATAACACCAGACCTCCTGCAATATTTTTGTAAGAACCCCATATTAGTTATTCTTGGGGCGAGTTCGATCTGCATCACATATTTGATTTTCAATATAGACATTATCGTTTCAGGCAATTTTGCCTATCAAAGAGGACCAACAGATCTCATCACTTTGATCGCTTGTTTTTACTTTGCTATTCTGGCGGGTTCAACTCAAAACAGACTCAATCGATTGTTTGGCAAAGATACGCTGGACTTAAAAATCAAAACCGGAATTCCCGCACTTGGTGAAAAATGGGCAACCTTGCTTTTTGCAGTTAATCCACTCGCCTGGTTTCTTCTGGACAGTCTTTTTTTAAAGGATTCAGCCTCACTTTCGACCGGAATCTGGCTTCTCGACGTTATCCTACTGCTGTTTTTGTTTTTTTGCAGGCTCTTCGTAATTGGTCAGAGTGTCGCATTTTTAGCATGGCAGTTTGTCTACCCAGTCAAACTCCACGCGGCCTTGCACAAGATCTCCCATAAAAAACAATTGGGGATGTTTGATTCCCTAAAATCCCTAATCTTTCTAGCAATTTTCTGGCTCAGCTGCGTCTTCGCGCCGCTGATGACAATGGTGCCAGATGCAGGTAAACAGACATTTTTTCTTGTATTTGCAGTAGTAATGCAATGCGGCATTTTCGTAGCCGCAAACAAATTAATTGATAAAGCAAAAAACAAACCAGTCGAACAAGAAGAAGAAATAAAGACACCAATTCTCCTCGATTGCGAAACTGAAATCGCCTACAAACCCATGGCGGGTGCCGAGAGATGGGTCAAACAGCGCTTTTCACAGAGCAGTCCATGGAAAGGCCTGGCATTGGCGGCCATGGTGGCAATCATCCTGCTACTCAACCCTGGTGACATGGTGGCACAATTGCTAGCAACTCTATTTGGCAAAACACCAAAGGACGACGGCAACTTGCCTGGCATAGCCCAAACAGTCAAGTTTGTCGGGCTAAATCTAAATTACATTTTTGTTTTGCTGTTTGGTGGCACATTTACAGCGTCAATCATGGCGTTTGGTTATTGGCTTTTGCGACTACCAAAGTCCTTGGCAGTTGGTCCTAACGGCATCAGATTTTTGTATCACAAAGCAAGCCGTAAAGCCGATACCAGCTTGAAGTGGAGAGACCTACAAAGCATAAAGATTGAACAAAGCGTCAGCAAAAACCAAGCCCTAAATCAAGCAGTTGTTTTTAAGACAAAAGCTAAAAGCATCAAACTCAAACTAGACAACTTTAAAACACCCGATGAACGCGAAAAGCTCCTGCACCAGATAGAAATGTACGCCCCAAACACCCCGCGCGATGCTGAAGTGATGGAGCTACTGGCCAAGCCAGCAGATCACAGCTATACCGAGATATGGCTAACTGCACTATCAGCTCCACCCAAAAGAGAGAGACTCAAGCCACTAACTCCCGGTGCAGCCATGCATGACGGTAACTATACTGTTTTAAATGAGCTTGGCTCTGGTGGTCAGGGCTTTGCCTATCTAGCTAGAGACAAAGACGGCAATGAAGTCGTCCTCAAAGAATTTGTTCTCCCAATCTATGTCGACATCCAGGCCCGCCGCCGAGCACTGGAGAGATTTGAAAACGAAGCCAGACTGCTCAGTCGACTTGATCATACTCAAGTAGTAAAACTCAACTCTTTTTTTATCGAGGACCACAGAGCCTATCTAGTGCTCGAACACATCGACGGTCAAAACCTGCGCCAGCTCGTGGCTCAAAATGGACCACTAAGCCAAGAACAAGTCAAAGAGCTGCACACCAAGATGCAAGCAATACTCGACTATCTACACGGTCTATCACCGCCACTGGTGCACCGAGACTTTACTCCAGACAATCTAATACTGGACAAAGCTGGCAATTTAAAGCTCATTGACTTTAACGTCGCCCAAGAGATGCAGGACGGCACCACAGGTACAGTAGTAGGCAAACAGTCTTACCTCCCACCTGAGCAATTTAGAGGACAAGCAGAGCCCGCCAGCGACCTCTACGCCATGGGTGCAACGCTCTACTATCTACTTACCGGCAAAGGATCCCACTCCCATCTCGACCATCCACATCGCTCAAGAGCTACCTGACATCGACGCATCTCTAGACAATCTACTTACAAAATTGACAGCACTAGATCCCAACAACCGGGAAAA
Above is a window of Candidatus Obscuribacter sp. DNA encoding:
- a CDS encoding serine/threonine protein kinase, with amino-acid sequence MADFEVKDEQATRFVVHDEVDGAAPLVDEGKITQNEEIGTETNTETRNQASNDSSVDSKSNKAKPDSKSNSNDRSYITPDLLQYFCKNPILVILGASSICITYLIFNIDIIVSGNFAYQRGPTDLITLIACFYFAILAGSTQNRLNRLFGKDTLDLKIKTGIPALGEKWATLLFAVNPLAWFLLDSLFLKDSASLSTGIWLLDVILLLFLFFCRLFVIGQSVAFLAWQFVYPVKLHAALHKISHKKQLGMFDSLKSLIFLAIFWLSCVFAPLMTMVPDAGKQTFFLVFAVVMQCGIFVAANKLIDKAKNKPVEQEEEIKTPILLDCETEIAYKPMAGAERWVKQRFSQSSPWKGLALAAMVAIILLLNPGDMVAQLLATLFGKTPKDDGNLPGIAQTVKFVGLNLNYIFVLLFGGTFTASIMAFGYWLLRLPKSLAVGPNGIRFLYHKASRKADTSLKWRDLQSIKIEQSVSKNQALNQAVVFKTKAKSIKLKLDNFKTPDEREKLLHQIEMYAPNTPRDAEVMELLAKPADHSYTEIWLTALSAPPKRERLKPLTPGAAMHDGNYTVLNELGSGGQGFAYLARDKDGNEVVLKEFVLPIYVDIQARRRALERFENEARLLSRLDHTQVVKLNSFFIEDHRAYLVLEHIDGQNLRQLVAQNGPLSQEQVKELHTKMQAILDYLHGLSPPLVHRDFTPDNLILDKAGNLKLIDFNVAQEMQDGTTGTVVGKQSYLPPEQFRGQAEPASDLYAMGATLYYLLTGKGSHSHLDHPHRSRAT